The Zingiber officinale cultivar Zhangliang chromosome 10A, Zo_v1.1, whole genome shotgun sequence genome contains a region encoding:
- the LOC122027018 gene encoding SCARECROW-LIKE protein 7-like: MAYMCADSGNLMAIAQQVIQQQQQQQQQQQRQQQEQQQQQLGVSVNPFSTNHPPWASHHIHHQHLSDHLPFVVPESGAVFADPFVAEPIPGFSPHGGGRHLDHGPFRLSDFGSTVAAEFDTDEWMESLIGEAPAENSVLISDTWPGAADGAEALFGEGFPSCSAEISLPSSPGDLNRVFFPENSKIAPLPSVQQHHQAARVSTLLSSAAEAPSSDPPEPSKVSGTAAAAPLRDQPPESSASSPPLLTCLLECARLADSDPDFAAKSLIRVRESASEFGDPTERVAFYFAEALYGRLLGAHSHPIPIFDTTPEEFTLCYKVLNDACPYSKFAHLTANQAILEATESASRIHIVDFGIVQGVQWAALLQALATRPSGKPSKVRISGIPAPALGAAPAESLVATGNRLRDFAALLDLDFEFDPILTPISELASTTFRVDPDESLAVNFMLQLYHLIGESPEPVERVLRVAKSLAPSVMTLGEYEASLNQSGFAERFATALAYYAAMFDSLDPPMGRDSAERARVERLLFGRRILGAVGPGEGKNRRVRMWGKDEWTAVMERCGFEPVALSNYAVSQAKLLLWNYNYSSKYTLLDCNPPFLSLVWGDRPLLTVSSWR, translated from the coding sequence ATGGCGTACATGTGCGCCGACAGCGGAAATCTAATGGCGATCGCGCAGCAGGTGattcagcagcagcagcagcaacaacagcaacagcaGCGCCAACAGCAGGAGCAGCAACAGCAACAGCTTGGCGTCTCCGTCAACCCCTTCTCCACCAACCACCCGCCCTGGGCTTCGCATCACATCCACCACCAACACTTGTCGGATCACTTGCCCTTCGTCGTCCCTGAATCTGGAGCCGTGTTTGCTGATCCATTTGTCGCCGAACCCATCCCTGGATTCTCTCCTCACGGTGGCGGACGCCATCTCGACCATGGCCCCTTCCGCCTCTCCGACTTCGGATCAACCGTCGCGGCAGAGTTCGACACGGATGAGTGGATGGAAAGCCTCATCGGTGAGGCCCCCGCAGAGAACTCCGTGCTGATTAGCGACACTTGGCCTGGCGCCGCCGACGGAGCAGAAGCCCTCTTCGGGGAGGGGTTTCCCTCTTGCTCCGCTGAGATCAGCCTCCCTTCGTCACCGGGCGACCTCAACCGCGTCTTCTTCCCTGAAAACTCCAAGATCGCTCCCCTTCCTTCGGTCCAGCAACACCACCAGGCCGCTCGTGTCTCTACCCTGCTTTCGTCGGCGGCTGAAGCACCGTCCTCCGATCCCCCAGAACCAAGCAAGGTGTCTGgaaccgccgccgccgccccctTGCGAGATCAGCCTCCGGAGAGCAGCGCTTCCTCGCCGCCGCTCTTGACATGCCTACTCGAGTGCGCGCGGCTCGCCGATTCTGACCCTGATTTTGCTGCTAAGTCTTTGATCCGTGTCAGAGAATCTGCCTCCGAGTTTGGTGATCCGACGGAACGCGTCGCCTTTTACTTTGCGGAAGCCCTCTATGGGCGGCTCCTTGGAGCTCATTCACATCCTATTCCCATCTTCGACACTACGCCAGAGGAGTTCACTCTCTGTTACAAGGTCCTCAACGATGCGTGCCCTTACTCCAAATTTGCACACCTTACTGCAAATCAGGCGATTCTAGAAGCGACTGAGTCCGCGTCGCGGATTCACATCGTGGACTTCGGTATAGTTCAGGGCGTACAATGGGCAGCACTACTCCAGGCCCTCGCCACCCGACCCTCCGGAAAGCCCTCAAAGGTCCGTATCTCCGGCATACCCGCGCCGGCGCTTGGCGCAGCGCCCGCAGAGTCGCTCGTCGCTACCGGGAACCGCCTCCGTGACTTTGCGGCGCTACTTGATCTGGATTTCGAGTTCGATCCCATTCTCACCCCGATCTCGGAGCTCGCATCGACCACCTTCCGGGTGGACCCGGACGAGTCGCTGGCAGTCAACTTCATGCTCCAGCTCTACCACCTGATCGGCGAATCGCCCGAGCCAGTCGAGCGCGTTCTCCGGGTTGCcaaatcgctcgcccccagcgtcaTGACGCTGGGCGAGTACGAGGCGAGTCTGAATCAATCCGGCTTCGCGGAGCGCTTCGCCACCGCGCTGGCCTACTACGCGGCGATGTTCGACTCGCTCGACCCGCCGATGGGGCGCGACTCGGCCGAGCGAGCCCGGGTGGAGCGGCTCCTCTTCGGTCGTCGGATCCTGGGGGCCGTGGGGCCCGGCGAGGGGAAGAACCGACGGGTGCGAATGTGGGGGAAGGATGAATGGACAGCCGTGATGGAGCGGTGCGGCTTCGAGCCCGTGGCGCTGAGCAACTACGCTGTGAGCCAAGCGAAGCTTCTCCTCTGGAACTACAACTACAGCTCCAAGTACACCCTATTGGATTGCAACCCGCCCTTCCTTTCCCTGGTGTGGGGTGACCGTCCTCTCCTCACGGTTTCCTCATGGCGTTAG